Sequence from the Panicum virgatum strain AP13 chromosome 5N, P.virgatum_v5, whole genome shotgun sequence genome:
CGTAATGTAAATAAACTGTGTACCTCAAGCAGACTACTATATTTAATAGGTGATCATGGTCCAGAGTACTAGGTTTAGTATGGTAGAAAATTCTATACGCAGCTCAAGTAAGTAAACTGTGAAATGATGTGATTCCACTGAGAAGCTAACCAAATAGTTATTAGAATCATTCCTCCCAGAATGGATCACATTGAGTGACTAGTATAGAAGCATTCTACTACAACCTAATTGCCACACATTAATATCAATACAACCTAAATGCCACACAGGATCTGTTTGGCTCATCTCCAACTTCGAGATCGTTGGATCCACAGTTTATAGACTAAATTAAAATGGTTTAAATATTTATATTAGTTTAAACTCTAAACAAATTGATTCGTCTAAATGCTCTAGAAGTACCTCAAACTCCAGATTCAAGATTTCTTAGAGCTACACAAACCCAgctcaaagaaatcaagagatTTCTTAGAGTTGGAGCTATACCAAAAAGGGCCATAGTAATGCGACATTACATAACAAACCTATGCGGAGCATTTGCATCTTAGAGAAACCAAATTCTGCTACAATTCGCAATTGCAGAGACATACCTTATCTAGGTTCAGCAGCTGAGTTGAAAATGCACTGAAGCTGTAGCATACAGAAACAAAAAAGGAAACAGTCATATGTCAGAACTCTGACTTGCAAAGATACCAAGTAATTGTTTGATTTCTAAGATTTCCACAGATGCACTATTGGCAGCACAACTTGAATGGCATCAGTAGCCAGGAAAATAGATTACACCAGACTTATGTACACAAGCAGCAGATCGTATCACGCTGCATCCTACCATAATTTGCATCGAGCAATGATCTTGAGTCAACAAAGGGGGAAAAAAGAAGTTCTTATTTATTTGTTCTTCCATTTGAATTCGACGAATTTTGTTGCCTTTCCCGATATCATCGCTCGAAGCGCGCACCAAGGAAGAGGCAGAGATCCTGAACCCCCAAAGGTCCCAACCACAGGGGCAAACATACATGTATACAGAAGCGGTTTGCAGACAGGCAGGCGAGAGGAGGAGGTAGCAAACCAAGCCCCACGGGGCGGTCAGCAGACGGCGGGGACGAACCGCAGCGCGGCGACGCGCACGGCGAGGAGACCGGCGAGCCTGCGGACGGCGAACTGGGTGCAGTTGGAGAGCGCAATGAGGCACATGAGCTCGTAGACGAccccgagcgccgcctccgccgcggacCTCCTGGGCGCGGGGACGTCGGGCTCCCAGTCGCCGGGGCCGCCCGACCCGGACCCGGACCCGAAGCCGCTGTTCCAGCTcccccgccctcctcctcccccgccgccgccggatcctccGAAGCCggggccgccgtcgtcgccggagaagcagtcgccgccggcgtcggcggggaGCTTGGAGCGCCCCGTGCGCGGGCgggtgcgcgcgcggcggcggaccgtGGCGGTGCCCGAGAtggtgggcgggcggcggcggacggtggCGGGGTGGGGCGACGACGAGGCGATCGGCCGGAGGAGCAGCGGCCTGGGCGGCGGAcaggaggcggccgccgcggcggaggcggagatcTCCATGGGGGCAGGCTAGCGCGTGGTGGAAGGGAGTCAGGGACACGCGgggggtggcgtggcgtggaGCGTGCGCAGACCGGTCCCCCGTGGGATGGACCTGTGTGTTTGTTGTGCTGGGTCCGTGTGTGGTGTGGGCCGGAGCCCGTGCACGGAGGGTGCGTGTTCGGATTCTCTCCTCTCCCTGCCGTGGTGGTTGAGAGGCGCTTCGCCGGTGGTGGCCGAGCTGCCGACGTCGCGTGACTCAGAACGAGAGACCAAGGCTGGGGGGAGTAATCCTTCCATTATATGCTCCAGGAGATCATACGACTGAATCCGCCTCGGACTCTTTCCTAATCCGTTTCCAGGCACGCGGCAGCTTAAGGAAAACAAACTAGTAGAATCGACGATCTTAATTGTGAAAGTGGAGTGGGTTaattcgtttttttttttgcgaggagtGGGTTAATTCGTTCTACCTTCGCCGCACTGCCATATGGGTgatacacttttttttttgaacaatcGGTGATACACTTGGATAGGAAAAGCAAAACTTTATGATGAGCTGCAATGATGACTGAGTTCCGTTTATTAAAGAAAAAGGGAGACGATCAAATTCCTGCTCTCACAGGCTTCTTATCTGAATATGActattgatatatatatatatatatatatatatatatatatatatatatatatatatatatatatatatatactcatcatatacatacacacacaacACTGCATATGGCTTTAAAACTTTCAACttgatttattatgatgttTGAACTCAAAAATTATTTCAACAACTTTAAATTACAACAAAAAATGTGTCATCAAATGATTTGTAACATTGATCACTTAATTATCACATTTTGTAATTTAACCATGGGGCTCTCTACGTACGTTTgaactaaaacaagctaattAAGACAATGCAATTAACTAATCATTCCCATACGATGAAGTCAAACATGACACGGATATGTTAGCCTTAATCAGTAAAGTTTCTGCATGTTGTGAACTTCAGATACATGATAAATTGTCATTAGCAGAAAGAATGCTTAGAAATAAGAAATGCCCGCGAGTCCGTGCTCCCTGCGCTGCCGTTTCCTCCCCAGTACTAGGAGTTGGCAAAAGGGCGGTGGCTTCCCGTGCTACAAATTTGCGGTTTGTCATCTGAAGTATGAGGAAAAGTAAATGTGGCCCACGAAAACTATCAGATGAAGCGAAATAAATAAATTCAGCTCATGAAGGAGGAAAGGGCAATGTGTGTTACTAATCAATTTGGGGGGAAGGAGGATGCCGACAAATATTGAGTCACACGTGTCACTACTAGTCAAATCATAATAtaaggtgaatttttttttattgctAGAACAATTGTTCAAGCAATTATTTcacatttaaaaaaatattccaaaaaAATCTTTGATATTTGCTACGCACTGATATATTAGGCCAACCTCGCTTCTTACTTTTGGCCCACTAACAAGAAAGCAGCTCCACCATGCCTTGTGCCATAGATATCCATGAGGTAACCCGTGTTACCCCTAACGCCCCTGAGGATGCGACCCATGCTCCAGTTTATGATCCAATATGCTCCTCTCCTCCAACTTTCTTCTCATTTTACTTTCactttcttttatatttatgttttcttctattttcatttatttatattttgtatAGTAACTTCTCCGCCATGAACACATATTTCTATTTTCCTCTTCTttacttgttcttgttctttaatttttcattatttatcattttattatttttctttactggtaatgatgattttttttgtgcGTGTAGTTATTTTTGTTCATTTTTTAGACTAATATGTTCACAAtgttaaattatttttttgccTTACAAACTAAATTATTCATTCATACGAATAATATGTTTGCAtgtatatttatttttattttgtagaCTCATCTGTTTGCAATGACAAACTATTTGTTCGTAGTATGCAACCATTTATCCATATATTTGGTGTGAAACACTTACTTATTAAAGTATTTGTTCATAGCAATAGAAATAACTATTTGTTTGAGATTTGTGGACCCTAGTGTCCTATTACTGGATGTATGCATGGATGCACCTCCTCCTCTTTTTAAAATTCTTgttttttaaataatattatGTTAAtagtgtaggatcaagaacaccgactagaaggggggtgaataggcggaaACTAAAACCACAAACACtagataaatttaattagtaaccaAGGAATGCCCTATGTCATACTACACTATCTTTagtttgggtttgcaacctagggtgacaaaaAATAacacaagctctagtaaagtaaattgcacAAAGTAAATGCAAGAATTGaagtgagcaagagaaataaccgagcttgacacaagaatttatcccgtggtgtcgatgactttgctggtcacccctaatccacgttgaggtggattccaaaaatcaaccgctcctctatcaagaacctcttgatcttgagccggcttgaatcaaggaaccgctccacacctcaattccactagagttgctcttcaccactccggtgaggtgaacacaagacctctcacaatcgaaatcggggctcctcaacaatctccttggaggtgctccacgaaatcctcttcttcaagccgtctagggagcggcaactcccaagagtaacaagtcaatgacgcttgcttgaagttttcctagtgccacaaaactcaaactcttgatgcaatgcattaggatgctctcacactctcaaataTGCAATCTCTAAAcaagtgtgtgagagagaggtggcttagctctatagtgtcaataatgcagtccaaatggccaagagagtcacccaatggccaagcattgggtatatatagccatcccctcaaaaactagccgttacactcttttctgcgaaatcgcagaccgtccgcggttcaaaaaaaccgaactgtccgccgttattaaccagtgagtcagagtgcaatcattgtgtcagaactagccgttggagccctggcggaccgtccgcgccccaggggtgAACTGTTCGCTGTTAAAAGATCtgacccaccagagacaaacatcgtctctggtacaaactgAAAAAGAccggtggaccgtccgcgcccaaggggtggacggtcCGTCCACCATTCAACCTTGAAACCCACCAGAAACCAAaacgtctctggtacaatttgtcaaatagccggcggaccgtccgccgcccaGAACATCAGCCCAACCAGAGAAACATCCTCTCTGGTACATTTTGAGTtagagtggcggaccgtccgcccacctgggccggactgtcctcCAGCCAAAATTAGTTTTCACCAGAGCCatacatgctctctggtacgggggcggaccgtccgcgccctaggggcggactgtccgcacttaGGCACTTAGATCTTTTTCAAGCTTTTTCAAAACGtcattagccctcatgcatgcatctagatattttgagcaaaatggcactaaagacccgtcaagcacgagtataCGGCCCCTCTTGGGAGTATGGctaactatccaacaaatccggtcacttttcatccactaaacaccttatgaccggtaaaatgcaaaagccctagtttaaacctttgccttgagcccgagctttgcacatcatctccaaaactccatacgttcacaatcaaatctttttcatccgtggatcaacctatgctcattatttcaaatgaaatcgttaatccacaaactgttgtcatttattaccaaaactcgaattaggggcctagatgctttcaatctccccctttttggtaattgatgacaacactaaattttggagtgataaaagtgttcaagtcaactttatacacaagGCAGAAGGTGGACTtagaattgaactttggaagaacttactcattttttttgaaaatttcagaatatgataTGAATAAATTCATCTAAGTTCGATGaatagagagaactcccccttaaTATGTGCTTATAAATTTGAatgaataccaagagcacatatatatgaattttgaaattttgacggagtttcccctacaagtggaaatcgaggcatacaatatacaatatatatatatatataatatgaactTTACAAGATTAGCACAACCTCAAAAagccacaagatgaacataaatggATAAGAATGTCACAAACCAATGTAGTTCATCACATATTACAAGCCAAGTTCAAATTCAAGCCACAAATCACATACCGAGTCCATGCAAGACATAAAGCAAACGTGCAATGCAAGACAAAGTTCGACACAAGTAACAAGAGTAGCAAGCGGAAGCAAAATAGAAGAATCTCCATGCAAattccatgagctccccctagatccaagcactccaaaggtccatctccccctttggcatcaattgcctaAAAGATCAATccatcggcggcggaggcggtggcggtaggtagaacggctggtgcggatagaactctggaggcaGCACTGGAGCTGGAAAGACGGAGTAGAAGTGATCCGAGAATCCAGTGAAAGCTGTGCTGAATGTGTCAaacctctgctcaagctgctgctgcctctgctcaagctgctcaaattGCTTAGATGACGGCAGATCCTCAAAGCGTGAGTCCAGGGCTGCAATGTCAGAGTGAAGACTCTCCTGaaccccctgcatctgagccatcataaGCTGGAatatctgctgctgcatgttctggaagccaaggttcatctgattctgcatctggCTAGCCAACCCGACAATCTAAGAAGACATGCTctgctgcatggatgcaaaataAGGTTCAAAGTATCTAGCTGGAGGAGCCTACTGCTGCTGCACTagaggtggcatggcatgctgtgcTGCAGGTCCTTCCATGTGAAcgtcatcatcactatcatcaccaACATCATCCTGATCATGCTCATGTCCGCCCAGATCCATATCATCACCTGGGAAAGGAGTCAGGAGCCTCAAGAGAAAAACAGTGTCATTCTTGAACGACatgaaaggagtgtgcttgcaCTCACATATCCCTCTAAAACTAGTCTTGGCCTTGATAATAGACATAATATAAGGTGCAAAGTATAATTTCATATCAAAGTTGAGCCTCAGATCTACCAGCTGATCCATAATAAGGGCAATGACATTGATTCTGTTGCCATTCATCACATGAGAAAATCACATTCCAATAAagtcctctaatcttgtccttgttgccattCTTTGGCATGAATGTGACTAGCAATCTTGTTTATAACAGCAAGATGATGCCTAAGATCCTGAATGCCCCCAAAACTCCTAGCAATACCAACATTTGCaggctcatagtacatggggtagtcattctcatcaAGAGGGTTTTCCAAGACAACATTGCTCACTAGTTATGAAATCATAATCCAACTGATTTGCAGCGACAAACTGAGCAAAGATAGCATAGTATGTTCtcttgccagttgtccaccAAATTTTTTCTTCTACTATGTTAATATCTAAGGTGGCATAAAACTGACGAATGACAGTCTCATTCCAATCACATCTATGTTGAGGAAAATTAGCTAGTCTCATTTGCTCAAATATATCCactagatcagacatgacttgttatgatctcatatagcctaggtcaatggtctgattTTTTAACACAATTTTCTTAACTAGGTGACCAAAATaagcatctttttgtacctcagttTTGAAGTAGAGAATGTTGATGTCCCAAGGCATGTTGAGCTGATTCACTGATCTGGCATTTGCATAACTCTCAGCTGTCCACTGTCTGCTAGGAAGATCTATCCCCATCAGATCTGTAACATCATCATCAACTCCCTCAGcatcttcctctgaagattcGTCACCAGCATCACCCACTGAAGATGCCGCAGCTAAGTCACTGGGATTTGGAGCCTAGTCCacatcatcagaatcatcacTGTCCCTTTGTCTTTTAGATGACACGGCCTTCCTGATTTTAGAAGCAGTGGCCTTCTGTATCTTCCGAGGTGGCATGAGATCAATAATCAATCATAAGATTCAATTATTCAAGTAAAGGAGACGTGGCATAACGAATCATCACAAAGTAACAGAAATCAGCAACTCTGTGTACTGGCGGACCATCCGTATGAAggccgcggaccgtccgcttccATGTGGTGATTCTGCCTAACGGCGGATTGTCCGCCAGccaggcgcggactgtccgcgatagATCTGTTCATGCGCAGGAAGCCCAAAATCGCCCCAAAAATTTATTCATCCATATTTTGAGTTATAGAGCAAATCTACCAGCCAAATTTTAACCACTATAACTCCTCAACACTagcaacaagatcccccaattGATTGCACAAATCTATGGTCCAAAATCAGATTagagcaccccaaaccctagcctctttcatgatgaaatccaAGAACATATGGAGAGTAATCAATGAAATACTAAGAGGACATGATGGAGATTGTCGCGGAGTGTCCGGTGATGCTCTCGGACCGTCCGAGAATCACGACAAACGACCTTGACCTTGATGTCTCctcacgtgcttgagagagaagaagagagacTTTTTGGTTGGGGTGACTGCGGTTTGGTGGGGGAATGTGAGAGGGACACCCCATATAAGTCATAACCTGCCGACCCCACCATTC
This genomic interval carries:
- the LOC120675856 gene encoding glycine, alanine and asparagine-rich protein-like, producing the protein MEISASAAAAASCPPPRPLLLRPIASSSPHPATVRRRPPTISGTATVRRRARTRPRTGRSKLPADAGGDCFSGDDGGPGFGGSGGGGGGGGRGSWNSGFGSGSGSGGPGDWEPDVPAPRRSAAEAALGVVYELMCLIALSNCTQFAVRRLAGLLAVRVAALRFVPAVC